The Pyxidicoccus sp. MSG2 DNA segment ATGCCCCCGCGGTACCGGGTGGTGTCGGAGTCCGGCCCGGAACACTCGAAGATCTTCGAGGTGGAGGTCCTCATCGGCGACGAGCCCTTCGCGCGCGCCACGGGGCGCAGCAAGAAGGAGGCGGAGCAGGCGGCGGCCCGGGTGACGCTGGACATGCTCCCGCAGCGGCTGCCGGCGAGCGGCGCCCCGTCCCCGGCGCCGGCCTGCGAGCCCCGGGCGCAGGGGGAGGAGCCCTCCGGACAGGTTCCGGCTGAAACGTCAGGGGGCGACACCCCGGCGTGAAACCGCTTGGACGGGGGAGGGGTGGCGCATAAGGTGCCGCCGAATGCGACCCTCCCCCCTCCGAATGACGCTCGCGCTGGTGGCCTGCCTGCTGGCGGGTACCGCCTCGGCCGCCGCTGCCGCCTCCGGCAAGTGGACGAAGAAGGTCGAGTCCGGCAAGGACCTCTACGCCACGCTGAAGACGAGCCAGGGCGACATCGTCGTCCGCCTCTTCTCCAAGGACGCCCCCAAGACGGTGGCCAACTTCGTGGGCCTGGCCTCCGGCGAGAAGGAGTGGAGGGACCCCAGGACGGGGGACAAGTCGAAGAAGCCGCTGTACGACGGCACGGTGTTCCACCGCGTCATCCCCGACTTCATGATTCAGGGCGGAGACCCCTCGGGCACCGGCATGGGCGACCCGGGCTACCGCTTCGAGGACGAGTTCCAGAGCGGCCGTACCTTCGACAAGGTCGGCCTGCTGGCCATGGCCAACGCGGGGCCGAACAGCAACGGCAGCCAGTTCTTCATCACCACCAGCATGCCCACGTACCTGAACAACAAGCACACCATCTTCGGTGAGGTGCTGAGCGGCTACGACGTGGTGACGAAGATTGGCGGCGTGCCCCGCGACGGCCGGGACAAGCCCCAGACGCCGGTGGTCATCAACCGGGTGGTGCTGAGCGACAAGGCGCCCCCGGGCGTGAAGGCCCCGGCACCGGCGCCGAAGAAGGCGCTGGAGAAGACTCCGGAGAAGGCTCCGGGCGCGACGCCGGCTTCGCCGAAGCAGTAACGCCGCGGCACGCGGGACAGTGGACCTGACACGGGCCCGTCCATCCGGCCGGGCCCCACAGACGGGAGGGCAGCATGGGAATGATGGACGAGGCCCAGGCGGGCAAGGACCTTTACGCCACCTTCGACACCACGCAGGGGAAGATCGTCGCGCGCCTGTTCGCGAAGGACGCGCCGAAGACGGTGGCGAGCTTCGTGGGCCTGGCGACGGGCGAGCTGGAGTTCCAGGACCCCCAGTCGGGTGAGAAGACGAAGAAGGCGTACTACGACGGCATCGTCTTCCACCGCGTGATTCCGGGCTTCATGATTCAGGGCGGAGACCCGACGGGCACCGGCCGCGGTGGCCCGGGCTTCAACGTCCCGGACGAGTACCAGAGCGGCCGCACCTTCGACAAAGTGGGCCTGCTGGCCACGGCCAACATCGGCCGTCCCAACACCAACGGCAGCCAGTTCTTCATCACCACGTCCAAGCCGACGTACCTCAACAACAAGCACACCATCTTCGGTGAGGTGCTGAGCGGCTACGACGTGGTGGAGAAGATCGCCGGCGTGCCGCGCGACGGGAGCGACCGCCCCCGGACGGATGTGCGCATCAACAAGCTGACCATCTCGACGACCCAGCCGTAGGCCGCCCGCCTGCCGCCCGTCCGTGCTTGAAGGGCCGGGCGGCGGGGCTGTTATAGGGCGCTGTCAGACGTTCCTTTTTCGGGGCTCCCTTTCAGGGACTCCCAGATCACCTCCGAAGCAATGGCCTCCCCCAAGACACATCGCAGCGGCTTCGCCGCGCTCATCGGGCGCCCCAACGTGGGCAAGAGCACGCTGCTCAATGCACTGACTGGCGAGAAGATCGCCATCGTCTCGCCCAAGCCTCAAACGACTCGCAACCGCATCCTCGGCGTGGTGACGCGCCCCGAGGGGCAGGTGGCGTTCCTCGACACGCCCGGCATCCACCAGGCCAAGGGTGAGCTCAACCGGTACATGGTGGAAGTCGCCCTCAGTGCGGCCGAGGAAGTGGACCTGGTCCTCTTCCTCATCGAGCCGCCCGCGGGCGAGAAGCTCGAGGTGAGCCCGGGCAACCGCACCATCCTCGAGCGGCTGCAGAAGGTGGGCAAGCCGACCTTCCTCGTCATCAACAAGATCGACTCCATCCCCAAGGCGATGCTGCTGCCGCTCATCGACCTGTACCGCAACGAGTTCCCCTTCGCGGAGGTGGTGCCCATCTCCGCGCGGGAGAAGGACGGCGTGGAGCGGCTCTTCGACGCGGTGCTCGGCCACATGCCGGAAGGGGAGAACGTCTTCGACGACGACATGCTCACCGACCAGCAGGAGCGCGTGCTGGTGGCCGAGTACATCCGCGAGCAGGTGCTGCGCCACTGCCGCCAGGAAATCCCCTATTCCACCGCCGTATTGGTGGACATCTTCGACGAGTCCGAGCGGGAGCCCCGGCCGGGCACTCCGCCGAACCAGCTGGGCGGGCTCATCCGCATCGCGGCGTCCATCTACGTGGAGCGCGACAGCCAGAAGGCCATCATCATTGGCAAGCAGGGGCAGATGCTGAAGACCATTGGCACGGACGCTCGCAAGTCCGTGCAACGCCTGCTGGGCGCGCACGTGTACCTGGACCTCCGGGTACGCGTGGAGCCGCGCTGGAGCGAGCGCCCCGAAGGCCTCAAGAAGCTGGGATACGACTGAGATGAAGCCCCTGGTTGCAATTGTCGGACGCCCCAACGTGGGCAAGAGCACGCTGTTCAACCGCCTCGTCGGCAAGCGCCTCGCGCTGGTCGAGGACATGCCCGGTGTGACGAGGGATCGCCACTACCACGACGCCGAGTGGGAGGGCCGCACCTTCACCTTCATCGACACGGGCGGCTTCGTCCCCGGCGACAAGGACTCGCTGCTCCAGCAGGTGCGAGAGCAGGCCCAGCTCGCGGTGGAGGAGTGCAACGTCATCATCTTCGTCGTCGACGCACGTGAGGGAATCACTCCCGCGGACGACGCGGTGGCGAAGTACCTGCGCAAGAGCGGCAAGCCGGTGGTGGTGGCCGCCAACAAGCTGGACAACACCACCGGGCCGATGCAGGCGCTGGCCGCCGAGTTCTACAAGCTGGGCCTGGGCGAGGTGCAGCCCATGTCCGCCGAGCACGGCCTGGGCGTGCAGGGCCTCTTCGACGAGGTGGTGGCGAAGCTGCCCCCCAAGGAGGAGGACGAGGACGCCGAGGCCCCGCCGGACGACGGCGTCATCCGCGTGTCCATCATCGGCCGGCCCAACGTGGGCAAGAGCACCCTGGTCAACTCCATCCTCAAGCAGAAGCGGGTGGTGGCCAGCGAGATTCCCGGCACCACCAGAGACCCGGTGGACTCGCCGCTGACCTACAAGGGCGAGCAGCTCATCCTCACGGACACCGCGGGCATCCGGCGCAAGAAGACGATTGCCCACCGGGTGGAGCAGTTCTCCGTCATCTCCGCGCTGAAGGTGATGGAGCGCAGCGACGTGGCGGTGCTGCTGATGGACGCCACGGAGCCGGCGGTGGACCAGGACGCGAAGCTGGCGGGCCTGGCGGAGGAGCGCGGCCGGGCGCTGGTCATCGTCATCAACAAGTGGGACCTGGTGGGCGCGGACCAGCGCCGGCAGGAGACCTACCGCGAATCGCTCAAGTACTCGCTCAAGTTCGTGGGCTATGCGCCCATCCTCTTCACCTCGGCCCTGACGGGCTCGAAGGTGGAGAAGGTGGTGGACGTGGCGGTGGAGCTGGCCAAGCAGTTCCGGTTCCGGGCGCCCACCCCGCAGCTCAACCGGCTGCTGGAGCACATGGTGGACAACCACCCGGCGCCCATCGTCCGGGGCAAGCCCCTGCGGCTGTACTACATCTCCCAGGTCACCACGGCGCCGCCGACCTTCGCGATCACGACGAATGCCCCCGCAGGCGTCCCGGACATGTACAAGCGGTACATCACCAACCAGCTCCGCAAGACGTTCGACCTGCGGGTGCCCATCCGCCTCATCTTCCGGGAGCGTCCCGGGCAGGCCAAGCGGCAGGCCCGCAAGAAGCCGCACCTTCAAGGGAAGAGCTGAAGCGTCAGTGCGTTGACACTCGCGGCGCGCGCTCCGTACAGTGCGCCGCTCTTTCACACTCTGCCAGGGTAGAGCAGCGTCGTATCTAGAGAGGTTGCCAGACGTGGCCGGAACCAAGACCGAGAAGATTCGCCAGAAGGAGCTTCGCGCGCCGGACACCTTCCAGAAGGTCGGTGTCGAGGCCAGTGACTGGCTGGCTCAGCGGCAGAAGATGATCGGCATCGCCGCGGGCGTGCTGATCCTCGGCGGCCTGGGCGTGGCCATCGCCAGCCAGGTGTCCAAGAGCGGCGAGGAGAAGGCCGCCCAGGCGCTGGGCCAGGCGCTCGCCGTCCTGGAGCGGCCGGTGGAGGGCGTGGAGCCCCCGCAGCCCGGTGACACCGAGCCCGCCTTCAAGAGCCTGAAGGAGCGGGACGAGGCGCTGGTGACGGCCCTCACCGACTTCCGCAAGGCGCACGGCGGGACGCGCTCCGCGACGACGGCGGAGCTCACGCTGGGCAAGGCGCAGTTCCGGCTCGGCAACTACCCGGCGGCGCAGGAGGCCTTCGCGGCCTTCCTGAAGGACGCCCCGGCGAACGAGCCGCTGCGCGCCGGTGCGCTCGAGGGTCAGGGCTACGCCCAGGAGGCCCAGCAGAAGTACGACGACGCCATCAAGTCCTTCGACCAGATGGAGGCGGCGGGCGGCGGCGAGTACCTCACCGGCATGGGCGCGTACCACAAGGCGCGCATGCTCATCCTCCAGAACAAGAAGGAGGAGGCGGCGCAGGTGCTCTCGAAGATCTCCACGGACCACCCGAACACCGCGGCGGCGCGGCAGGCCAGCGAGCGGCTGGCGGTGCTCGCCTCGGAGGGCGTGAAGGTTCCGCCCCCGGCGCCTCCGGCGGCGCCGACCACGGGTCAGGACGCGGGGTAGCACGGACTTTATGAAGGAGCGGCTCGTGAGCTGGAAGCGTTGGCTGGGTGGCGCCGCGGTCGCGGGGCTTCTGGGAGGCTGCAGCACGGCGCCGCTCTATACGAATCCGGAGCTGCCCCGGCCCGCGTCGTTCCGGCCGGTGGACTACTTCTCGGTGAACTGGTGGGCCTCGCTGGCCCCGCCCACGCGGCTGGAGTTCTCGCCGCGTGAGGTGGCGTCCCCGGCCTATGACGCGGACAACAAGCACGTCATCGCGCTCACGCGGGACGGCTATGTCCGCGCGGTGGGGCCGGACGGCAAGGTGAAGTGGTCCTTCCGCACGGCCGTCCGCTTCAGCGCGGGCGCCCGGGTGAGCGAGGGCGTCGTCTACGTGCCCGGCGGTGACGGCGTGCTGTACGCGCTGGACTCGGCCACGGGCGACGTGAAGTGGAAGTACGCCTCGGGCGAGTCGCTGGCGACGGTGCCGGTGCTGGCGGATGGCCTGGTGCTGGTGGCCTCGGAGAGCGACACGCTCTTCGCGGTGAAGGCCGCGGACGGGGTGTGGGCCTGGCAGTACCGGAGAGACCCACCGTCCGGCTTCACCATCCGCGGCGCGTCCACGCCGCTGGTGCACGAGGGCACCGTCTACGTCGGCTTCTCCGACGGCTTCCTGGTGGCGCTGAGCATCTCGGATGGCAGTGCCACGTGGGAGAAGTCGTTGTCCGGCGCGGGCACCCAGTTCCTGGACGTGGACACGCAGCCGGTGATGAACGAGGCCGGGCTGCTCTTCGTGGCCTCGTACAAGAACGGCATCTTCGCCCTCGAGGCGGAGACGGGCGACATGGTGTGGAACACCACCGTGGGCGGCGTCACGTCGCTGCTGACGCGGGGGCAGATGCTCTTCGCGTCGGGTGACGGCCGGGTGGACGGCTACCTGGCGGACAGCGGGAAGCTGCTGTGGTCGCTGCCCCTGGGGGAACGGGCGGCGTTCGCTCCGGTGTTCGCCCAGGGAATGCTGCTCGTGCCCATCCAGCGCTCGCTGCTGTTCCTGGACCCGAAGACGGGCAGGTCCCGTTTGGCGTGGAACCCGGGGGACGGCATCAGCGCGACGCCCTTCGTCCGGGGCAAGCAGGTGTTCGTGCTGTCCAACAACGGCTTCCTGTACGCCCTGGACGTGAACGGGTTTCGCGGGTGACGGTGGTGGCGACCAGGACGGTCCGCGTCGTCGCGGCACTGATTCCGAGGCCCGAGGACGGCAACCGGTTCCTGGTGCAGCAGCGGCTCCCCGGCGGAAGCCGGGCCCTGCTGTGGGAGTTCCCCGGCGGCAAGGTGGAGCCGGGGGAGTCGGACGAGGCCGCCCTGGCCCGCGAGTGCCGTGAAGAGCTGGACGTGGAGCTCTCCGTGGGCCGGCGGCTGTGGGAAGGCCGGCACACGTACCCGGACCTCACGGTGGAATTGGTGCTCTATGCCGCCCGGATGGTGACGGGCGAGCCGAAGCCGTTGGGCGCCCACAGGCTGGCGTTCCACACGCCGGCGGAAATGCAGGCTCTGCCGTTCTGCGAGGCGGACATCCCGCTGCTGGACGACCTGGTGGCGGGAAGGCTGGGCTCGCTCGATTGATGCTGCAGCGGACCTTCCAGCACATCCCCGGAGTGGGGCCCTGGCGGGAGAAGGACCTGTGGTCCCGAGGCATCCGGACCTGGGACGACTTCCCGGCGGCCGGCACCGGGGTGGCCATCAGCAAGAAGACGGACGACGTCGCCCGCGCGCGCATCGCGGAAGCCCGTGAGGCGCTGGAGCGCGGGGACTTGCGCAAGCTGGCGGAGCTGCTGCCGCCCCGGGAGCACTGGCGGCTGTACCCGACGTTCCAGGACGACGCCGTCTACTTCGACATCGAGACGGACGGGAAGGACGCGCAGGCGCCCACGGTGGTGAGCCTGTTCGACTCACGCGGGCTGCACGTGTTCATCCAGGGCCGCAACATGGACGCACTGCCAGAGGCGATGGCGGAGCGGCGGCTGTGGGTGACGTTCAATGGCTCGTGCTTCGACGTGCCGGTGCTGCGGGACTACTTCGGGCCGGGGCGCTTCCCGGTGCCGGACGCGCACATCGACCTGCGCTTCGTCACGCGGCGGCTGGGCATTGGCGGCGGGCTGAAGGAAATCGAGGGGAAGATTGGCGCCGAGCGGCCGCAGCACCTGAAGGGCGTCAACGGGTACGACGCGGTGCTGCTGTGGCGGGCGTACCTGCGCCGGGGAGACGTGGAGGCACTGCGGTTCCTCGTCGAGTACAACCTCTACGATTCGTTCCAGCTCCGGACGCTGATGGACTTCTCGTACAACCGCGGCGCGGACGAGCTGAACCAGGACGTGCCCCGGGTGCCGGTGTTCGACCGCGGCGACGTGCTGTACGACGTGAGCAAGATCATCCTGGACCTGGGGCCCACCGAGCGGGACTTGCAGACGCTCGCGAGGGTGCGGGCCATGGAGCAGGATTCCTGAGCGGGTAGGGTGTTGGGCTCGTTCGAGGGTGCCGCTTCTTCGCTCCCGACGAAGTAAAGAGCCCGCATGCGCACCCGCTTGCGTCCCTTCGCATCCCTCGTCGTCCTCGCCGCGCTCAGCGCCGCCGCCCAGTCCCCCACGTCCCCGCTGGGCCCCGTGTCGCCCACCACCGGACTGGTGCTGCGGGACGAGGTGGTGCGCGCCCTCATCCAGGAGAGCTCCGGCGACCGCATCCACGACAACGTGCAGCGGATCTCCCTCCTCGCCCGGGACACCCAGGGGGGCTACGCCGAGGCAGCCGGGTGGATGAAGGCCGCCGCCGAGGCCGCGGGACTTCAGGAAGTGCGCCTGGAGGCGATGAAGGACGGCCCCCAGTGGCGCGCCAGCCATGGCGAGCTGTGGGTGGCCAGTCCCCACCGGCACAAGGTCACCTCCTACGCCGACCTGCCCATGTCCCTGCCGGCGGGCAGCGGCAGCTTCGAGGGCACGGGCCTGGAATTGGTCGACGTGGGCACCGGCATGCAGGACGCGGACTACGTAGGCAGGGAATTGAAGGGCAAGGTGGTCATCACCCGCGGCCCTCCGGGTTTCGCCGTGCGCAAGGCGGTGGGCGAGCGCGGCGCCGTGGGCGTGATCTCGTCCTACACGACGCCGCCCTGGAATGCCCCCCACCGCATGGACGGCGACTTCCCGGACCAGGTGGGCTGGGCGCGCGTCTCATCGGCGCTGCTGCCGCCGGGCACACCGTTGCCCTTCGTGTTCATGGTCTCGGACCGCCAGGGGCGCGAGCTGCGCGCTCAGCTGCAGACGGGCCCGGTGAAGGTGGACGTGAGCGTCGCCACCGAGACCTTCGAGGGGCACTACAGCATCGTCAGCGGCGTCATCCCCGGCACCCGCGCCGGAGAGGAGGTCGTCCTCACCGCCCACCTGGACCACTACAAGCCCGGGGCCGACGACAATGCCTCGGGGGCGGCCACCCTGCTGGAGATGGTGCGCACCTACACCACGCTCATCCGCCGTGGCGTGCTGCCGCCACCGGTGCGCACCGTTCGCGTGCTGTGGCTGCCGGAGTTCGATGGCACCCGGGACTGGTTCTCCCACCACGCCGATGACCCGGTGCGGCGGGTGGCCAACTTCAACTTCGACATGCTCGGCGCGAGCCTGACCCGCACGCACTCGCGCTTCATGGCGACCTACACGCCGGACTGGAACGCCAGCTTCGTGAACGCTGTCTCCGAGTCCACGGTGGACTTCATGAACCGCTTCAACGGTGTGGCCTACCCGCCGCGAAAGGACTTCCGCATCGGCTCCGTCACCGGCTCTCAGGACCCGCTGGACGTCCACATGGAGCGCTACAGCCGAGGGTCGGACCACCAGCTCTTCAACGACCACGGCATCCCGGGCGTGGCCTTCTCCACCTGGCCCGACGACGGCTACCACACCAGCGGCGACCGGCCGGAGAACGTGGACCCCACCCAGCTGCACCGCGCCGCCTTCGCGGGCCTGGCCTCGGTCACCGTCGCCGCCTGGGCCGAGGGCACGGGCGCGCTGGAGCTGGCGCGCCTGGTGTCGGTGCACGGCGTTCGGCGCGTGGCGGAGGACGAGTTCAGCGCCCGCCGCGACCTGGCCTCGGTCCCCGCCGCGGAGCTGCCCGGCGCCTACCGCCTGGCCCGCGCCGTGGTGCGCGCCGGCTACCAACGCGAGCGCGAGGCCCTGCGCTCCTGCCTTCCCCTGGGGGCGCCCGCCGCGCCGGTGCAGGCCATGGCCAAAGCGCTCGAGGCCACCGAGGCCCAGGCACTGAAGCGCCTGGAGGCGGACGGCAAGGCGCGCGGCGCGTCCCTGCGGGAGCCCACCCCCACCGAGGCCGAACGCCGGGCACGGGCCTTCATCCCGCGCCGCGTGAAGGGACAGGAGCTGGCCTCCTTCGACGAGGTGGCGGGCAAGGCCAGCCCCGAGGCCCAGCCCCGGGTGGCCGCTGTGCAGGCCGTCATGACCGCCGCGACCACCGCCCTGCGGGAGCGCGGGGAGGACGAGCTGCGCTTCTACCAACTGCCCGATGCCATCTTGAGTTACGCCGACGGCAGGCGCTCCG contains these protein-coding regions:
- a CDS encoding peptidylprolyl isomerase, with amino-acid sequence MRPSPLRMTLALVACLLAGTASAAAAASGKWTKKVESGKDLYATLKTSQGDIVVRLFSKDAPKTVANFVGLASGEKEWRDPRTGDKSKKPLYDGTVFHRVIPDFMIQGGDPSGTGMGDPGYRFEDEFQSGRTFDKVGLLAMANAGPNSNGSQFFITTSMPTYLNNKHTIFGEVLSGYDVVTKIGGVPRDGRDKPQTPVVINRVVLSDKAPPGVKAPAPAPKKALEKTPEKAPGATPASPKQ
- a CDS encoding peptidylprolyl isomerase, with product MGMMDEAQAGKDLYATFDTTQGKIVARLFAKDAPKTVASFVGLATGELEFQDPQSGEKTKKAYYDGIVFHRVIPGFMIQGGDPTGTGRGGPGFNVPDEYQSGRTFDKVGLLATANIGRPNTNGSQFFITTSKPTYLNNKHTIFGEVLSGYDVVEKIAGVPRDGSDRPRTDVRINKLTISTTQP
- the era gene encoding GTPase Era, whose translation is MASPKTHRSGFAALIGRPNVGKSTLLNALTGEKIAIVSPKPQTTRNRILGVVTRPEGQVAFLDTPGIHQAKGELNRYMVEVALSAAEEVDLVLFLIEPPAGEKLEVSPGNRTILERLQKVGKPTFLVINKIDSIPKAMLLPLIDLYRNEFPFAEVVPISAREKDGVERLFDAVLGHMPEGENVFDDDMLTDQQERVLVAEYIREQVLRHCRQEIPYSTAVLVDIFDESEREPRPGTPPNQLGGLIRIAASIYVERDSQKAIIIGKQGQMLKTIGTDARKSVQRLLGAHVYLDLRVRVEPRWSERPEGLKKLGYD
- the der gene encoding ribosome biogenesis GTPase Der, which produces MKPLVAIVGRPNVGKSTLFNRLVGKRLALVEDMPGVTRDRHYHDAEWEGRTFTFIDTGGFVPGDKDSLLQQVREQAQLAVEECNVIIFVVDAREGITPADDAVAKYLRKSGKPVVVAANKLDNTTGPMQALAAEFYKLGLGEVQPMSAEHGLGVQGLFDEVVAKLPPKEEDEDAEAPPDDGVIRVSIIGRPNVGKSTLVNSILKQKRVVASEIPGTTRDPVDSPLTYKGEQLILTDTAGIRRKKTIAHRVEQFSVISALKVMERSDVAVLLMDATEPAVDQDAKLAGLAEERGRALVIVINKWDLVGADQRRQETYRESLKYSLKFVGYAPILFTSALTGSKVEKVVDVAVELAKQFRFRAPTPQLNRLLEHMVDNHPAPIVRGKPLRLYYISQVTTAPPTFAITTNAPAGVPDMYKRYITNQLRKTFDLRVPIRLIFRERPGQAKRQARKKPHLQGKS
- a CDS encoding tetratricopeptide repeat protein, giving the protein MAGTKTEKIRQKELRAPDTFQKVGVEASDWLAQRQKMIGIAAGVLILGGLGVAIASQVSKSGEEKAAQALGQALAVLERPVEGVEPPQPGDTEPAFKSLKERDEALVTALTDFRKAHGGTRSATTAELTLGKAQFRLGNYPAAQEAFAAFLKDAPANEPLRAGALEGQGYAQEAQQKYDDAIKSFDQMEAAGGGEYLTGMGAYHKARMLILQNKKEEAAQVLSKISTDHPNTAAARQASERLAVLASEGVKVPPPAPPAAPTTGQDAG
- a CDS encoding PQQ-binding-like beta-propeller repeat protein, with the translated sequence MKERLVSWKRWLGGAAVAGLLGGCSTAPLYTNPELPRPASFRPVDYFSVNWWASLAPPTRLEFSPREVASPAYDADNKHVIALTRDGYVRAVGPDGKVKWSFRTAVRFSAGARVSEGVVYVPGGDGVLYALDSATGDVKWKYASGESLATVPVLADGLVLVASESDTLFAVKAADGVWAWQYRRDPPSGFTIRGASTPLVHEGTVYVGFSDGFLVALSISDGSATWEKSLSGAGTQFLDVDTQPVMNEAGLLFVASYKNGIFALEAETGDMVWNTTVGGVTSLLTRGQMLFASGDGRVDGYLADSGKLLWSLPLGERAAFAPVFAQGMLLVPIQRSLLFLDPKTGRSRLAWNPGDGISATPFVRGKQVFVLSNNGFLYALDVNGFRG
- a CDS encoding (deoxy)nucleoside triphosphate pyrophosphohydrolase is translated as MTVVATRTVRVVAALIPRPEDGNRFLVQQRLPGGSRALLWEFPGGKVEPGESDEAALARECREELDVELSVGRRLWEGRHTYPDLTVELVLYAARMVTGEPKPLGAHRLAFHTPAEMQALPFCEADIPLLDDLVAGRLGSLD
- a CDS encoding ribonuclease H-like domain-containing protein, which translates into the protein MLQRTFQHIPGVGPWREKDLWSRGIRTWDDFPAAGTGVAISKKTDDVARARIAEAREALERGDLRKLAELLPPREHWRLYPTFQDDAVYFDIETDGKDAQAPTVVSLFDSRGLHVFIQGRNMDALPEAMAERRLWVTFNGSCFDVPVLRDYFGPGRFPVPDAHIDLRFVTRRLGIGGGLKEIEGKIGAERPQHLKGVNGYDAVLLWRAYLRRGDVEALRFLVEYNLYDSFQLRTLMDFSYNRGADELNQDVPRVPVFDRGDVLYDVSKIILDLGPTERDLQTLARVRAMEQDS
- a CDS encoding M28 family peptidase, translated to MRTRLRPFASLVVLAALSAAAQSPTSPLGPVSPTTGLVLRDEVVRALIQESSGDRIHDNVQRISLLARDTQGGYAEAAGWMKAAAEAAGLQEVRLEAMKDGPQWRASHGELWVASPHRHKVTSYADLPMSLPAGSGSFEGTGLELVDVGTGMQDADYVGRELKGKVVITRGPPGFAVRKAVGERGAVGVISSYTTPPWNAPHRMDGDFPDQVGWARVSSALLPPGTPLPFVFMVSDRQGRELRAQLQTGPVKVDVSVATETFEGHYSIVSGVIPGTRAGEEVVLTAHLDHYKPGADDNASGAATLLEMVRTYTTLIRRGVLPPPVRTVRVLWLPEFDGTRDWFSHHADDPVRRVANFNFDMLGASLTRTHSRFMATYTPDWNASFVNAVSESTVDFMNRFNGVAYPPRKDFRIGSVTGSQDPLDVHMERYSRGSDHQLFNDHGIPGVAFSTWPDDGYHTSGDRPENVDPTQLHRAAFAGLASVTVAAWAEGTGALELARLVSVHGVRRVAEDEFSARRDLASVPAAELPGAYRLARAVVRAGYQREREALRSCLPLGAPAAPVQAMAKALEATEAQALKRLEADGKARGASLREPTPTEAERRARAFIPRRVKGQELASFDEVAGKASPEAQPRVAAVQAVMTAATTALRERGEDELRFYQLPDAILSYADGRRSVEDIREAAYAEYGHAFPVEALLDLFGLMEQGGIMTRAR